Proteins encoded together in one Quercus lobata isolate SW786 chromosome 3, ValleyOak3.0 Primary Assembly, whole genome shotgun sequence window:
- the LOC115979041 gene encoding uncharacterized protein LOC115979041: MESEAKQKQKQHPRLILHNFLSDDQCKELEFIHKSNSTVGYRPNVFSTTLSHLIATNSPHLLLPFVPIRETLKDKVEDFFDCQFDLFIEFTGLISWTRGASIGWHSDDNRPYLKQRDFTAVCYLNSYGRDFKGGLFHFKDGEPTTIEPLAGDVAIYTADSSNIHSVDEITDGERLTLTLWFSRDASHDEDAKLVSLLSQSLSHYNEPGPCLPLPASSNMYWFSPGQSSYQQLGFDICWARLHVLGFDVYYDQDTSCDLDFSDLLMKPLRLARGNELFDQEFINILHALQVVQYYCWKSSTLQTSKFQIDTCKVVELSHSQMEKINRLNHVFSKDNQLAETVLNCMTCESRQHFLDWANFVSSVSLWRDYASKLHEELVRSLPFWRTHQSIFGVQFNGA, translated from the exons ATGGAATCAGAGGCGAAGCAAAAGCAGAAGCAGCATCCGCGTTTGATTCTCCACAATTTCTTGAGCGATGATCAATGCAAGGAACTAGAATTCATACACAAGAGCAACAGCACCGTTGGGTACAGACCAAACGTATTCTCCACCACTCTCTCTCATCTCATCGCCACCAACTCTCCTCATCTTCTCCTTCCTTTCGTACCCATCAGAGAGACCTTGAAGGACAAGGTCGAGGACTTCTTTGATTGCCAATTTGACCTCTTCATCGAGTTCACCGGCTTAATCAG CTGGACCAGAGGAGCAAGCATTGGATGGCATAGTGATGATAACAGACCTTATCTCAAACAACGTGACTTTACG GCAGTGTGCTATTTGAACAGTTATGGGAGGGATTTTAAAGGTGGACTTTTTCACTTCAAGGATGGGGAACCAACAACTATTGAGCCCTTGGCTGGG GATGTTGCGATCTACACAGCTGACAGCAGCAACATTCATTCTGTTGATGAG ATAACTGATGGGGAAAGACTTACGCTTACATTATGGTTCAGCCGTGATGCTTCCCATGATgaggatgctaaacttgtttctCTTCTCTCACAAAGTCTTTCACACTATAATGAGCCTGGTCCATGTCTACCTTTGCCAGCATCCAGTAATATGTACTGGTTTTCACCTGGCCAATCTTCCTATCAACAGTTGGGTTTTGATATATGCTGGGCAAGGCTGCATGTTCTTGGATTTGATGTTTATTATGATCAAGATACAAGTTGCGATTTAGATTTCTCAGATTTACTGATGAAGCCACTACGATTAGCAAGGGGAAATGAGTTGTTTGATCAGGAATTTATCAACATTTTGCACGCTCTTCAG GTTGTGCAGTATTACTGTTGGAAATCCTCTACTTTGCAGACTTCCAAATTTCAAATAGACACTTGCAAGGTGGTGGAATTGTCTCATTCacaaatggaaaaaattaatagattgaATCATGTATTTTCAAAGGATAATCAACTGGCAGAGACAGTCTTAAACTGCATGACGTGTGAGAGCAGACAGCATTTCCTTGATTGGGCAAATTTTGTCTCTTCAGTCTCTTTATGGAGAGATTATGCATCAAAGTTACACGAAGAACTAGTTAGAAGCTTACCATTTTGGAGAACCCACCAATCTATATTTGGAGTTCAATTTAATGGGGCCTGA